One Owenweeksia hongkongensis DSM 17368 genomic region harbors:
- a CDS encoding PD-(D/E)XK nuclease family protein, translating to MANFLTSTAADILERYPDFQKIGIVLPSRRAAVFLKKELSKLITKPVFSPYITTIEDFMLQSLGWQQADQPSLMFKLYDSYAAVAPEPKESFANFSQWAHLLLADFNELDRYRVNAREVFDYLADVERIKRWDLDPEKEMSELVQNYLKLWRLLPDVYTHFTERLKEEKVVYQGLAYREMADTITTHTETLKQQFEKFVFIGFNALNASEEEILRTLYHEGLADFYWDVDEYYFNDIDQEAGNFLRQSKLVQELIEKEDFRWMHNSLSEIPKNIEVVNVSGRQQQAIAANAAVLRFQEKQLEDVAVVLADEEMLMPFLNNLAADVSTLNVTMGLPLSNTPVAGFFQLLLEMFQEFESSGRRDKQGHPSFHFQKWDDMLGHPLFKRWVGDSVSTESLRYYMRKQNRIFISAAELQQESGDTLNAEFVQFFANQSNTLSQIWASLAKLAERLHEAQPEKTSLLQSLFGFYKLFNRLSLLMAEYPYVEDIKTALRFYKDLLKSETLDLYGEPLSGLQVMGVLETRTLDFKNIVMTSLNEDILPKGRSDNSLIPFDIKREFGLPTYLDKDAVFAYHFYRLIQRAENITLIYNGLSEGLGSGEPSRFIKQLEYELPKANRRVRFEYLNPTFEVKIEDKNATDIVKTPAIMERLKEMAVKGFSATAITDYINDPVEFYKKRVLNLQEADEVEEVAGYDKQGNVVHNILERLYSVIEGDEILKCKSVLKANDPAFALSEEEIRNLVVDELRKEAKLADLDVGKNLLIREILVGMLVNFLRKEKEELEILESQNEVLSLLGLELDLSCQMILKNGQEVKLKGIVDRVDRIGDELRVIDYKTGSVIDGNLSIKTMHDLRQPKEKNKSLQLLMYAYLYFNNYKDYDSLNAGIISLRNVNKWPMPFKMGKTTEVNRELVSEFEDFLRTLMEEIFDESIPFSKKLLTLESDE from the coding sequence ATGGCCAACTTTCTTACGAGCACCGCTGCTGATATTCTTGAACGCTATCCGGATTTTCAAAAAATAGGAATCGTATTGCCGAGCCGTAGGGCTGCGGTTTTCCTTAAAAAGGAATTGAGCAAGCTTATCACCAAGCCGGTTTTTAGTCCGTATATCACCACCATCGAAGATTTCATGCTGCAAAGCTTAGGCTGGCAACAGGCCGATCAACCGTCCTTGATGTTTAAGTTGTATGATAGTTATGCGGCTGTGGCGCCAGAGCCCAAAGAGAGTTTTGCGAATTTCAGCCAGTGGGCACATTTGCTGTTGGCGGACTTTAATGAGCTGGATCGCTATCGTGTAAATGCCCGTGAGGTGTTTGATTATTTGGCGGATGTAGAGCGAATCAAGAGGTGGGACCTGGATCCTGAAAAGGAAATGAGTGAGCTGGTGCAGAATTACCTCAAACTATGGAGGCTTTTGCCGGATGTGTACACACATTTCACCGAAAGGTTGAAAGAAGAAAAAGTGGTGTATCAGGGGCTTGCTTACCGCGAAATGGCGGATACGATTACCACGCATACTGAAACTTTAAAACAGCAATTTGAAAAGTTTGTGTTCATTGGTTTTAATGCCCTCAATGCTTCGGAAGAGGAAATACTGCGCACTTTATATCATGAGGGCTTGGCTGACTTTTATTGGGATGTGGATGAGTATTATTTTAATGATATCGATCAGGAAGCGGGAAACTTTTTGCGCCAAAGCAAGCTCGTGCAAGAGCTGATTGAAAAAGAGGATTTCCGATGGATGCATAATAGCCTTTCGGAAATACCCAAAAATATAGAAGTTGTAAATGTGAGTGGCCGTCAGCAGCAGGCCATTGCAGCCAATGCGGCTGTTTTGCGGTTTCAGGAAAAGCAGCTGGAAGATGTGGCCGTGGTGCTAGCCGATGAAGAAATGCTGATGCCCTTTCTCAACAATCTTGCGGCAGATGTTTCTACGCTAAACGTAACGATGGGATTGCCACTTTCCAATACTCCGGTAGCTGGTTTTTTTCAGCTATTACTGGAAATGTTTCAGGAGTTTGAAAGTAGCGGACGAAGAGATAAACAAGGTCATCCGAGCTTCCATTTTCAGAAGTGGGATGACATGCTGGGGCACCCACTTTTTAAGCGATGGGTGGGTGATAGTGTGAGTACAGAATCGCTCCGGTATTACATGCGAAAACAGAACAGAATCTTCATTTCTGCGGCCGAATTGCAGCAGGAAAGTGGCGATACGCTCAATGCGGAATTTGTTCAGTTTTTTGCTAATCAGAGCAATACATTGTCGCAAATTTGGGCGAGCCTAGCGAAGCTTGCTGAGCGGCTTCATGAGGCTCAACCTGAGAAAACCAGCTTGCTTCAGTCGCTTTTTGGCTTCTATAAGTTGTTCAATCGCCTGTCGCTTTTGATGGCCGAGTATCCGTATGTGGAGGATATAAAAACAGCTTTGCGCTTTTATAAAGATTTGCTGAAAAGCGAAACTTTGGACCTTTATGGAGAGCCTTTGAGCGGACTTCAAGTGATGGGAGTTTTGGAGACCCGTACCCTTGATTTTAAGAATATCGTAATGACTTCTCTCAATGAAGACATTTTGCCGAAAGGCCGCTCTGATAATAGTTTGATTCCTTTTGATATAAAACGTGAGTTTGGTTTGCCAACCTACCTGGATAAGGACGCTGTGTTTGCGTACCACTTTTATAGGCTAATCCAGCGAGCTGAAAATATTACCCTTATCTACAATGGTCTTTCTGAAGGTTTGGGAAGTGGTGAGCCTAGCCGCTTCATCAAGCAGCTGGAATATGAATTGCCAAAGGCCAATCGAAGGGTGAGGTTTGAATATCTCAATCCAACTTTTGAGGTGAAGATTGAAGACAAAAACGCTACCGACATTGTCAAAACTCCGGCCATTATGGAGCGCCTGAAAGAAATGGCGGTGAAGGGTTTTTCGGCAACGGCTATTACTGATTATATAAATGACCCTGTGGAGTTTTATAAAAAGCGGGTGCTCAATTTGCAGGAAGCTGATGAGGTGGAAGAAGTGGCGGGCTATGACAAGCAGGGGAATGTGGTTCACAATATTTTGGAGCGACTGTATTCGGTGATAGAAGGCGATGAAATTTTGAAATGTAAAAGTGTATTAAAAGCTAATGACCCGGCTTTTGCGCTAAGCGAAGAAGAAATAAGAAACCTGGTGGTGGATGAACTTCGCAAGGAAGCTAAGTTGGCGGATTTGGACGTTGGTAAAAACCTTCTTATTCGCGAAATCCTGGTGGGAATGCTGGTCAATTTTCTCCGTAAGGAAAAAGAGGAACTGGAAATACTGGAAAGCCAAAACGAGGTTCTTTCTTTATTGGGATTAGAACTTGACCTGAGTTGCCAAATGATTTTGAAGAATGGGCAGGAAGTAAAACTGAAGGGGATTGTTGACCGTGTGGACAGGATTGGTGATGAGCTACGCGTGATAGATTACAAGACAGGCTCTGTGATTGACGGAAACCTGAGTATCAAAACCATGCATGATTTGAGGCAACCGAAGGAGAAAAACAAGTCTCTACAATTACTGATGTACGCTTATCTATACTTCAATAATTACAAGGATTACGATAGTCTGAATGCGGGGATCATCAGTTTGCGAAATGTAAATAAGTGGCCCATGCCTTTTAAAATGGGTAAGACAACAGAGGTCAATCGCGAGCTAGTTTCAGAATTTGAGGACTTTTTGCGTACCTTGATGGAAGAAATATTTGATGAGTCAATTCCTTTTTCGAAAAAGCTATTAACTTTGGAATCAGATGAATAA
- a CDS encoding threonine ammonia-lyase, whose product MIDQILIEQAHQRVAPHIHNTPILTNSHINNLLGAEVFFKCENFQKTGSFKARGAINSVLQLSDEQKKKGVATHSSGNHGQALAWAAKMAGVAAYIVMPENAPKVKVAAVKEYGAEVIFCKSTLEARETTLEKVMTEKGCTFIPPYNFDNTICGQATCATEVFEDLQNLDFLLTPVGGGGLLSGSALSGKYFSPTTKVIGCEPELANDAYASFHSGELQPAKEPITIADGLRTSLGDINFGYIRKHVDDILLCSEEEIMNAQKLIWQRMKIIIEPSSAVPLACLLKHKTHFAKAKIAVIISGGNVDLG is encoded by the coding sequence ATGATAGACCAAATTTTGATTGAGCAGGCGCATCAGCGCGTGGCTCCTCATATTCACAATACCCCCATTCTTACCAACTCACACATCAATAATCTGCTCGGAGCAGAGGTGTTCTTTAAGTGTGAAAACTTTCAAAAGACAGGTTCGTTCAAAGCACGGGGCGCCATTAACTCCGTGTTGCAGCTTAGCGATGAGCAGAAGAAAAAAGGCGTAGCCACACATTCTTCTGGCAACCATGGGCAAGCATTGGCCTGGGCGGCAAAAATGGCCGGAGTAGCTGCTTATATCGTAATGCCCGAAAATGCACCCAAGGTAAAAGTAGCGGCTGTGAAGGAATACGGAGCAGAAGTGATTTTTTGCAAATCTACCCTGGAAGCACGCGAAACTACTCTCGAAAAAGTAATGACCGAAAAGGGCTGCACCTTTATCCCGCCTTACAATTTTGACAATACTATTTGCGGCCAAGCTACTTGCGCCACGGAGGTTTTTGAAGATCTTCAAAACCTTGATTTTTTATTGACACCCGTGGGTGGTGGTGGCCTGCTTAGCGGCTCGGCCCTTAGCGGGAAATACTTTTCGCCTACAACAAAAGTTATTGGTTGCGAGCCTGAACTGGCCAATGATGCCTATGCGTCTTTTCACTCTGGTGAATTACAACCAGCCAAAGAACCCATCACCATTGCGGATGGTCTTCGCACTTCTTTGGGAGACATCAATTTTGGATACATCCGTAAACATGTAGATGATATTTTGCTATGCAGCGAAGAGGAAATTATGAACGCCCAGAAGCTGATTTGGCAACGCATGAAGATTATTATCGAGCCATCAAGTGCGGTGCCTTTGGCCTGTTTGTTAAAACATAAAACACATTTTGCGAAAGCTAAAATTGCGGTGATAATTAGTGGTGGGAATGTGGATTTGGGCTAA
- a CDS encoding carboxypeptidase-like regulatory domain-containing protein produces MNKKIAILSLIFLLPLFMWAHGDKISISFSGIISEPAGAAVEGAVISIEYKGQIIHSTSSDAQGNFDIKMEGPIGRYDQLKVRVSKKGYRSSHLIPVDCQNKNIELTLQRAPVMIPIMRTLEGNSLAI; encoded by the coding sequence ATGAATAAGAAAATCGCCATATTATCCTTAATCTTTTTGCTCCCCCTTTTCATGTGGGCGCATGGCGACAAAATCAGCATTTCATTTTCTGGAATAATCTCTGAACCTGCAGGAGCTGCAGTGGAAGGAGCTGTTATTTCTATCGAATATAAAGGGCAGATTATTCATTCCACATCTTCTGATGCACAAGGTAATTTTGACATAAAAATGGAGGGCCCTATTGGTCGCTACGACCAGCTTAAAGTTAGGGTTTCAAAAAAAGGCTATCGCTCAAGTCACCTGATTCCAGTTGATTGTCAGAATAAAAATATTGAGCTTACACTTCAGCGCGCCCCTGTCATGATTCCCATAATGCGCACCCTTGAGGGAAATTCTTTAGCTATATAA
- a CDS encoding PKD domain-containing protein, giving the protein MKKFILFTFIATGLLFAWLQPRSTEKDKYRHLINSHEFSTRTHLNPTQIKQITKKDRPDLAWEQNYLATMDPALGHPTPEKLIPVYEQISQAQNSLTTTPGAAATPWVERGPSNVSGRTRALVYDPNDITNKKVWAGGVTGGLWYNNDITSNTSQWTAVNDFWDNIAITSIVFDPTNTQIMYVGTGEGWGAGASRGAGIWKSTNGGTTWSHLSSTSSFYYINDMVVRNESGSGVLYVAMRGNYYGQTWHGLGVQGLQRSTNGGTSFTQVLPNIPGQSQPFVAADIELGANNKLWVGTTTSAYSLSDRGGGRILTSTNGTTWTIAYTSAGGERVEVVCAPSDANYAYALIESSNVVDDMVQTTNGGTSWTSRNEPSDVDNGIPASDFSRGQAWYDLIAAVDPNNRNTLIVGGIDLFRSTDGANSWSQISKWSNNNNLAALNCSNVHADQHAIVFKPGSSSEVLFGNDGGVYYSNSIATAATSNVIHRRDNGYNVTQFYACAIHPTAGSNYFLAGAQDNGSHKYGAAGMNATTEVTGGDGAYCFIDQTNPNYQVTSYVYNSYWRSTNGGSSFGPSFFQNDQNTGKFINPADYDDNQDVLYSSRTINTINRVTNITSSPSIGSLTVSGMNSMASHLRVSPYTTSSTTLFVGTEAGDLYKITNADGGSPSTSSIGGGLPAGNISCVEIGANENELLVTYTNYGITSVWYTSNGGTTWASKEGNLPDMPVRWALFNPNDRTEVLLATEVGVWSTSNFSASSPTWVASNSGLANVRVDMLQMRDSDNEVIAATHGRGLFSSSGFAATQAPVADFGISTSTPCTGQTVTLSDSSTGNPTSWAWTITPSTFSYGTGSSASSQNPEVTFNTAGTYSIKLVVSNANGIDSLEIAQAVQVGGQGLPFSEDFEGSAPGWAVDNPDNGITWGLYTVAGSTPGTKAAGVDNFSYNSAGQKDGLLSPAINLNGVSQATLTFDYAYRRYSNTYSDSLAVYISTDCGVTFTQLALYGDDGTGSFATGIPTTSGFTPTSAADWCGAIGNPTCPSIDISSYTGNDNVVIKFENITDYGNNMYIDNVNITGSAGVAPVADFSASKTNGCVSDTVVFTDLSTNAPTSWAWTFSPSTVTYVNGTSASSQNPEVIFNGSGNYQVSLNSSNTVGNDSEVKAAYVSIANIVVPTASISASDTSICTGTMVTFTATANNGGSSPTYQWKVNGVNAGTNSSTFSLSTLAHGDVVSFDMTSNAACANPISVTSSSSITMIVDSIKTPSVSISASATSICVGTNVTFTASPVNGGSTPSYQWKINGSNVTGAGAIFSSSTLSNGDAVSVELSSSENCVTASTVSSNTINMSVSSAVAPSVSISSNDTIVCQGSSSIFSAAALNAGASPTYQWKVNGINAGTNSPTFIRTLNNNDAVSVEITSSLACASPTTAVSASKTVQVLQDPVITNTTTLPVGPLCKEDTLQLTATVNSFGNPGIGHWNGPGVANGKFIAENVATGSHTLTYGYSYINSPSCSESITLTVNVENVPKPTISNNNMVLTCNEAGYNYQWILNGNAIPGATAQTHTATGNGTYSVQIGLTGCSDQSDPTVINDFGMDDLKAALAFKLFPNPAKDESTFELRNPGTDKLTYELIAFNGAVVLRKEISAGALVKEKINLSHLAAGFYTLQIKAGEHKIIEKLGKQ; this is encoded by the coding sequence ATGAAAAAGTTTATCCTATTTACATTTATAGCCACCGGCCTATTGTTTGCCTGGCTACAACCTAGATCAACCGAAAAAGACAAATATCGTCACCTCATAAACTCCCACGAGTTTAGTACCAGGACACACCTTAATCCTACCCAAATAAAACAAATCACAAAAAAGGATCGTCCCGATTTGGCTTGGGAGCAAAACTATCTGGCCACTATGGATCCTGCTTTAGGTCATCCCACTCCAGAAAAGTTGATTCCGGTATATGAGCAAATTTCTCAGGCTCAAAACAGCCTTACCACCACACCCGGGGCAGCAGCCACACCATGGGTAGAAAGAGGACCTTCCAATGTTTCTGGAAGAACACGTGCCCTGGTGTATGACCCTAATGATATTACCAACAAGAAAGTATGGGCAGGTGGTGTAACAGGTGGATTATGGTACAACAATGATATTACCAGCAACACTTCACAATGGACCGCAGTCAATGATTTTTGGGATAATATTGCTATTACCTCCATAGTTTTTGACCCTACCAATACTCAAATAATGTATGTAGGCACTGGCGAAGGCTGGGGTGCTGGCGCAAGCCGTGGTGCTGGTATTTGGAAATCTACCAATGGTGGTACAACTTGGAGTCACCTGAGTTCCACCTCGTCTTTTTATTATATCAATGATATGGTGGTACGCAATGAAAGCGGCAGCGGTGTATTGTACGTAGCTATGAGGGGCAACTATTACGGGCAAACCTGGCATGGCTTAGGTGTTCAAGGCTTGCAACGCTCTACCAATGGAGGCACAAGTTTTACACAAGTATTGCCAAATATTCCAGGGCAATCACAGCCTTTTGTGGCAGCCGATATTGAGCTTGGCGCTAACAATAAATTATGGGTGGGTACCACCACTTCTGCCTATAGCCTTAGCGATAGAGGTGGCGGGCGCATACTTACCAGCACCAATGGCACCACTTGGACCATTGCCTATACAAGTGCAGGTGGCGAACGAGTGGAAGTGGTCTGCGCCCCTAGCGATGCTAACTATGCTTATGCTCTAATAGAATCAAGCAATGTGGTGGATGATATGGTGCAAACTACCAATGGAGGAACTTCCTGGACCAGCCGCAACGAGCCTAGTGATGTAGATAATGGGATACCCGCTTCGGATTTTTCCCGTGGCCAAGCTTGGTATGACCTTATTGCTGCGGTAGACCCTAACAACCGAAACACACTGATAGTAGGTGGTATTGACCTTTTCAGATCTACAGACGGGGCCAATAGCTGGAGTCAAATTTCAAAATGGAGTAACAATAATAATCTAGCAGCCTTAAACTGTTCCAATGTACACGCTGATCAACACGCCATAGTTTTTAAGCCAGGCTCAAGCAGCGAAGTGCTTTTTGGAAATGATGGAGGCGTGTATTACTCCAATAGCATTGCCACTGCGGCCACTTCCAATGTAATTCATCGTAGAGACAATGGCTACAACGTAACCCAATTTTACGCTTGTGCAATCCATCCTACAGCGGGTAGTAATTACTTTTTGGCTGGAGCTCAAGATAATGGTAGCCATAAATATGGAGCTGCCGGAATGAATGCCACCACCGAAGTAACCGGGGGAGACGGAGCGTACTGCTTTATAGATCAGACGAACCCCAATTATCAAGTTACATCGTACGTATATAATAGCTACTGGAGGTCTACCAATGGTGGAAGCAGTTTTGGCCCAAGCTTTTTCCAAAATGATCAAAACACAGGTAAGTTTATTAACCCTGCTGATTATGATGACAATCAAGATGTGCTCTACTCTTCGCGTACCATAAATACTATAAATAGGGTTACGAATATTACCAGCTCCCCATCCATTGGTAGCCTTACCGTAAGCGGGATGAACAGCATGGCCTCGCATCTTCGCGTATCGCCATACACTACCTCGTCTACTACTTTATTTGTAGGTACCGAAGCTGGTGATCTTTATAAAATAACTAATGCCGATGGCGGTTCGCCTTCCACATCAAGTATAGGTGGAGGCCTGCCTGCGGGCAATATTTCTTGTGTAGAAATCGGTGCTAACGAAAATGAACTTTTGGTAACCTATACCAATTATGGAATTACCTCCGTGTGGTACACCAGCAATGGTGGAACTACATGGGCCAGTAAAGAAGGTAACCTTCCCGACATGCCGGTGCGCTGGGCTTTATTTAATCCTAATGATAGAACAGAGGTACTACTGGCCACAGAAGTTGGGGTATGGAGCACCAGTAATTTCAGTGCTTCATCACCTACATGGGTAGCAAGCAATAGCGGTCTGGCCAATGTGCGTGTAGATATGCTTCAAATGCGTGATAGTGACAATGAAGTAATTGCCGCAACACACGGCCGTGGTTTGTTTTCCTCATCAGGCTTTGCTGCCACTCAAGCACCTGTAGCTGACTTTGGAATAAGCACAAGTACACCTTGCACGGGGCAAACCGTAACTCTTAGCGACAGCAGCACCGGAAATCCTACAAGTTGGGCATGGACCATCACACCTTCCACTTTTAGCTATGGAACAGGCAGCTCGGCCAGCAGCCAAAACCCGGAAGTAACTTTTAATACAGCTGGAACCTACAGTATAAAACTTGTAGTGAGTAATGCCAATGGTATAGACAGTTTAGAAATCGCACAAGCCGTACAAGTAGGTGGCCAAGGTTTACCTTTTAGCGAAGACTTTGAAGGTTCAGCCCCAGGGTGGGCCGTAGATAACCCTGACAATGGAATTACTTGGGGATTATATACGGTTGCAGGAAGCACACCTGGCACCAAGGCAGCAGGTGTCGATAATTTCTCTTACAACTCCGCGGGGCAAAAGGACGGATTGCTTTCGCCAGCTATTAACCTAAATGGGGTAAGCCAAGCCACACTAACTTTTGACTATGCGTATCGTAGATATAGCAATACTTACTCTGACAGCCTGGCCGTATATATTAGCACTGATTGCGGAGTTACATTTACCCAACTTGCCCTTTACGGGGATGATGGTACCGGTAGCTTTGCCACAGGTATCCCAACCACATCTGGATTTACTCCTACCTCAGCAGCAGATTGGTGTGGAGCCATAGGAAACCCGACCTGCCCTTCTATTGACATCAGTTCTTACACCGGAAATGACAACGTAGTTATCAAGTTTGAAAACATTACCGACTACGGAAACAACATGTACATTGATAATGTAAACATCACAGGTTCTGCTGGTGTAGCCCCTGTTGCTGATTTTAGCGCAAGCAAAACCAACGGCTGCGTATCAGATACTGTAGTATTTACCGACCTATCTACCAACGCACCCACTAGTTGGGCATGGACCTTCTCACCTTCTACCGTTACTTACGTAAATGGTACTTCCGCTTCTTCTCAAAACCCGGAAGTAATTTTTAACGGAAGTGGAAACTACCAGGTAAGCCTTAATTCGAGTAATACTGTAGGTAATGATAGTGAAGTGAAGGCAGCTTATGTTTCTATTGCCAACATAGTTGTACCTACTGCCAGTATTTCGGCAAGCGACACGAGCATTTGTACTGGTACCATGGTAACTTTTACAGCCACAGCTAATAATGGAGGATCATCACCAACCTATCAATGGAAAGTAAATGGTGTAAATGCAGGTACAAATAGCAGCACCTTTAGCTTATCCACATTGGCACATGGGGATGTAGTAAGCTTTGACATGACCAGCAATGCAGCTTGTGCTAACCCTATTTCTGTTACAAGCTCATCATCCATTACCATGATAGTAGATAGTATAAAAACTCCATCTGTCAGTATTTCTGCATCAGCCACATCAATATGTGTGGGCACTAATGTAACCTTTACTGCAAGCCCTGTAAACGGAGGAAGCACACCTTCTTACCAATGGAAAATAAATGGCAGCAATGTAACTGGAGCAGGTGCAATTTTTAGCTCTTCCACATTGTCCAATGGAGATGCAGTAAGCGTAGAACTTAGCTCAAGCGAAAATTGTGTTACCGCCAGCACTGTAAGCTCAAACACCATAAACATGAGCGTAAGCAGTGCTGTGGCACCATCTGTAAGCATTAGTAGTAATGATACCATCGTGTGCCAAGGCAGCAGTTCTATCTTTAGCGCTGCAGCGCTAAATGCTGGTGCAAGCCCCACTTATCAGTGGAAAGTAAATGGTATAAATGCTGGTACAAACAGCCCTACTTTTATCAGGACCCTAAATAACAATGATGCGGTTTCAGTAGAAATTACATCTTCATTGGCTTGTGCTTCTCCCACCACGGCAGTTTCTGCAAGCAAAACGGTTCAAGTGCTGCAAGACCCTGTGATCACCAATACTACTACTTTACCTGTAGGTCCATTGTGTAAAGAAGATACTTTACAACTTACCGCCACGGTAAACAGTTTCGGAAACCCAGGGATAGGCCACTGGAATGGACCAGGTGTAGCCAATGGGAAGTTTATTGCTGAAAATGTAGCCACAGGCAGCCATACTTTAACCTATGGATATTCATATATAAACTCACCTTCTTGTTCTGAATCTATCACCTTAACGGTAAATGTGGAAAACGTGCCAAAGCCTACTATATCAAATAATAATATGGTGCTTACATGCAATGAAGCAGGCTACAATTATCAGTGGATTTTGAATGGAAATGCTATTCCTGGAGCTACAGCACAAACGCACACCGCTACAGGAAATGGAACCTACAGTGTCCAGATTGGTCTTACAGGTTGCTCTGATCAATCAGACCCAACGGTGATAAACGACTTTGGAATGGATGACCTCAAAGCAGCTCTTGCATTTAAATTATTCCCCAACCCGGCAAAAGATGAAAGTACCTTTGAGCTTAGAAACCCCGGCACCGATAAACTCACTTATGAGCTAATTGCCTTTAATGGTGCTGTGGTTTTGAGAAAGGAGATTTCTGCCGGTGCTTTGGTAAAGGAGAAAATAAACCTAAGCCATCTAGCCGCTGGATTTTATACCCTTCAAATAAAAGCTGGTGAGCACAAAATCATTGAAAAGCTAGGAAAACAGTAA
- a CDS encoding gliding motility-associated C-terminal domain-containing protein translates to MKQITFIILLFTCVQVVAQNLVPNPNFGDVAVCDSIDGSRFLFHDWFDPPRPDTASGVGGYGFHDLCIDSTFKATRPGQNIQQMYWPMPKADSGYISIFGLDVWTFGSHPNFPNRVKWVGRSFGEVMLNQSLVKGDSLMVEFYTAAWRWSTEYVQNIGVHFSTDTFRLYDYLLPGMKPHVEADSILRDTTWTKVSGTYVAMGGEKFLTVGNFTPLDSCTRWDNPLAYWTVSTEEQPVQYFIDAVTVIPWDDITFSVSLPNDTLLCAGDSLLLHAVHDTGFALPVHSKSFLWSTGSSDSSITIGNPGTYWVEVQYNGKYARYDTIEVDYYPTYQSGLPAELQICDGQSAVLSANTQSSVSHVWSTGSTSNSTNLNQEGKYWLQSFTPCDTVNDTLLVSYYGKYSTSLPTDTVLCTNEPVELIAHEDSSVAYSWSNGGSSHSSTYYQGGEATLTVHTLCDTLQFVTTITEEDCEALEVYIPNSFSPDGDGLNDMFEIGNLPPDASLQIISRWGEVVYEARPYQNNWRGTTKSGKALPAGVYTYVLIYETSGKEINESGWVQVLR, encoded by the coding sequence GTGAAACAAATTACATTCATCATACTATTATTTACCTGTGTACAAGTTGTTGCGCAAAATCTGGTGCCAAATCCTAATTTTGGAGATGTGGCAGTATGTGATAGTATAGATGGTTCACGCTTTCTTTTTCATGACTGGTTTGACCCGCCTCGCCCTGATACGGCATCAGGTGTGGGTGGTTATGGATTTCATGATCTGTGCATAGATAGTACCTTCAAAGCTACTAGACCTGGGCAGAACATACAACAAATGTACTGGCCAATGCCAAAGGCGGATAGCGGTTATATTTCAATATTTGGTTTAGATGTATGGACTTTCGGCAGCCACCCTAATTTTCCAAATCGTGTGAAATGGGTCGGAAGATCTTTTGGAGAAGTTATGCTTAATCAATCCCTGGTGAAGGGCGACAGCCTTATGGTAGAGTTTTATACCGCAGCCTGGCGTTGGAGTACTGAATATGTTCAAAACATAGGCGTACATTTTTCGACTGACACTTTTCGGCTGTATGATTATTTGTTGCCCGGGATGAAACCCCATGTGGAAGCGGACTCCATTTTGAGGGATACTACTTGGACCAAGGTTAGCGGTACTTATGTAGCCATGGGAGGCGAAAAGTTCCTTACTGTTGGAAACTTCACTCCTCTTGACAGTTGCACCAGATGGGATAACCCGTTGGCTTATTGGACGGTGAGCACTGAGGAACAACCCGTTCAATATTTCATAGACGCAGTTACCGTCATCCCCTGGGATGATATCACTTTTAGCGTAAGCCTGCCCAATGATACCTTGCTGTGTGCGGGTGATAGTCTACTGCTTCACGCTGTGCACGATACGGGTTTTGCCCTTCCTGTACATTCCAAAAGTTTTTTGTGGAGCACGGGCAGTTCCGATAGCAGTATAACCATAGGTAACCCCGGTACCTACTGGGTAGAGGTGCAATACAATGGAAAATATGCTCGATATGATACCATTGAGGTAGATTATTATCCAACTTACCAAAGCGGCCTGCCCGCTGAGCTACAAATATGTGATGGGCAAAGTGCTGTGCTTAGTGCAAATACTCAATCGAGCGTAAGCCATGTTTGGAGCACAGGTAGTACTTCTAATAGCACAAACCTTAACCAGGAAGGGAAGTACTGGTTGCAAAGCTTTACGCCATGTGATACAGTGAACGATACCCTACTGGTGAGCTATTATGGAAAATACAGTACCAGCCTGCCTACAGATACAGTGCTTTGCACCAATGAACCGGTAGAACTAATAGCCCATGAAGATAGTAGTGTAGCGTATAGTTGGAGCAACGGTGGTTCTAGCCATTCGTCCACGTATTACCAAGGTGGAGAAGCTACACTCACGGTGCATACGCTTTGTGATACTTTACAATTTGTAACTACCATAACTGAAGAAGACTGTGAAGCGCTAGAGGTGTACATACCCAATAGCTTTAGCCCTGATGGTGATGGACTAAATGATATGTTTGAAATAGGGAACCTACCGCCCGATGCTTCACTACAAATCATTAGCCGCTGGGGCGAAGTGGTGTATGAAGCACGCCCTTACCAGAACAATTGGCGCGGCACTACCAAAAGTGGAAAGGCTCTTCCTGCCGGGGTGTATACCTATGTTTTGATTTATGAGACATCTGGCAAAGAAATAAATGAAAGCGGCTGGGTGCAGGTGTTGAGGTGA